TCGTGGCGGAATGCGGCACCTGGTCTGGTGGGGTGGCGAAGCTCGGTTGgatccgtgtgtgtgtggggggggggtgaccAGTGACTGCGTCTTGATGCGCTGCTTTCTCTTCGCGTAAAAAGTGCGAGGGCGTTGTTCACACCAGGCACCTTTGTTCCGCTTGTCATCTCCCTCCTGGTAACACATTCTACGCCTATCTTCCCCTTTCTGTGTTCCAAGGCGGTGTCATGGTCACTGGTCGACTACCAAGGCAGCTGCAGGCAaagaggcggtggagcagaaTGGCAGTGGCGCGCCCTTCACTGCCATAATCTGGATTTTTCCTGCTACGCCACTGCactcacagacacatacactcACGACGTGGATTAGCGAGCTTGCTTGTCGGTCTTGAGCCAGCAGGATGACTCTGGAGGCGATTCGCAAGCGAGGAGCTGAGGAGTCGTCGCCTGTGCATCATCAACCGCCATCATCCGCAGCTGTGCTTGGGGCGTTTAGCTGTGCCTCACCGCGCCACCGTCTTTGGCGCGCTtgccgaggacgacgcggtCCTCGAAGTCTTTCTTGTGTTCTCGTTGCGGCCACGATTTGTTTCTTGATCTGTTGTGTAATCTTGACACAGACGCAagtgtgggggtgggggtggtaCGGCGATGAAATAGCGCTCTTTCGCCAGCAGCAAGAGCACGACGACGCTCGTCGTCGCTTCCGATGTCCCCTGACAGAGGCGCTTGTCTTCTCGCCCAAGCGCTTTGCCGAAGACCCCCTCGAGGCCGCTTATGCGCTGATGTCTCAGATGCCCTCAACGGTTGCACGCCCACAGCCGTACGCGTTCGTGCCTGAAAGTGTCACGCTCGATGGTGGCGCGTCTGAGGGGAATCTGAATAGTGTAGAGGCGCTGTCGGCCTACTGTGCGGCACGCGTCGCGGAGAGGCCTTCATGGAGGACCGCTAGCTGGCAGCAGGCAAGCGCGTCAAACGCGTCCGTGTTCCGCGTGCAAGTTGCGCCGCGCTACTTGGCGAACGCCAGCTACGCTGCCACTGGTAGCCCTGTGTGCCTCCGTGCTGGCCGCATCTACCTGACGGATGCGCGCGTCCGTGCCGGGATTGCCGAGTTTCAGGCTGCTGAGTTGACAGTTCTTCCCTTGACAGACGACATACTCTCAAGACCGTCTTCTCGCGCCTCTGAAGCCGCAGTGCGGGTTGTGCcagcgatggcggtgctTCTTCACGGAGCGTGGATTGCCACCCACTTTTTTCACCTCGTCACCGACGCCCTTGAGGCGCTCCGCAGCACCTACCAAACCTGGCAGgacggcgtgctgctgcgcatcccCACGCaaacggtgctgctgcatcagCCAGAGTCGAACTGGATGGGCCGCCGCGTGGACACACATAGGCGGATGGAGCTAAGCGCTGCGTTGGCGAACGCATTCTCGTCGCCGGAGCTGGCCCGCGGGTCTCCGTACAACAGCTCATTTCTTTTCCGCTCGAAATCCCGTCATTGTGCAGAGCTCGAGGCAAACGGGACGACCACAatggcgtcgccgccgccgcagcgaccgTCCCCGGCCACTGCGTCCACTCTGTGCTTCTGCGACGGCCTCCTCGTGACCACACACCGTCTTCCCGTGCTCGAGCGGGACATTCTTTACGGTATTCAGGATTGGGCCGCGCGGCAGTTCCGGGCTTCGCCGTACGGAGTGAATCGGTCCGTGCAGGCgatggagcggctgcggttGCAGCACGCATCGCTTTTGTTGGCCCCGACGTTGtggcgcaccggcacgcgTACGACCTCTGGATTGTCTCTGTCGTATAGGCCACGAGCGCTACTTGTCCACCGCGCAAACCGGGTGATCGCAAATGCGTCTCGCTATGCAGGGTGGATGCGGGCGGCGGGGTTccgtgtggaggaggtgtaCCTGGAAAAACACACGACTGCACAACAGTATCATCTAGGCCGCTACGCGGACATTGTGGTGGGCATGCACGGGCTTGGCCTCGGCCACGCAATGTGGATGGAACGCTCGCCATCTCGCTGCCGCACTATCATCGAGTTCCGCCCATGGGTGATTGCTTCCATGCCAACACAGCCCGTGCTCATCCTTGAAGGCGCCATGGAATATCACTTTGTCGTTATTCCACCGATTGACGTGCGCTTTGGCCCGTCGGTTGCGAATCCGgcagaggagcgagagcTCTTGTTGTCATCGGCGCGGATGGTCAACGCCTTTCGCTATCCAAGCTTCACCGACCAAATCGCCATCTACGATGACGAAAGGGTAAAGCGTGTGATTGCGGATGTCCGTCAGCATCTCGAGCGCTGCCTGCCACCGtagggcggcggtgatgcagATGGGCAGGCTCATCGGCCTGTTGTAGTTCATGCTGCTATCCCCCTCGCgcgtgtatatgtgtgtgtgtatgtcaGGGTGTGATCTTGCAGGCGGGAATGTGCCTCGGGATGTCTCCTGCCACCCCGCTTTTCCCTCGCCAGAACATATCCGTTTTGTCTTTctgtgcagcgctgcgtccGTGATAATGGGGGGGGGTCATCTCCGTGCGCGGCATCCCAGGGTCCAGCACACACAGCCTCTCTATTGGTAGGCCGAGCagtcctcccccctccctttctctctccccctgtccctgccagtgctgcgaaacctctggtggtgacagggcccaGCATCGACGGCGCAGGGGTGGTCTGAGCGATGTATTGCTAGGGATGTCGGCGGTCGGggcctggatggcgctgcgtcggggCACGAcctgctgccgtgcacgCGCCTGTGCCGTTCAATGTGGTGGGCAGCGTGTCGGCGCGACgcgagcgtatcccaccccCTGGgcctcacactgcctacCGATGGGTGGGCCTGAGTGCCAGGGAGTGGGATGCACGACGtggcgacctgcggggctGGAGGTAGGCAGTGTCCGGggctgaggcggcgcgtTGGTGCACCGCGTGCCTAGGGCTGCCTCGCCCCGCACGATGTGGGCGTGTGGCCGGCCGGGTGTGGAGCGCGTAGTGAAATTCGTGTTGCACGGCAGAGAAATGGCTACGTAGAAAAGTACAGCACCAGCCGTGATGCTTCTGGGCAACACtcgagaagagagggagagaacaaACAGGCGGAGCAAGTGGTAACATGACGATCCTTTGCGAGTCTTAGGGTCATCTCAGTCACGcaggtgcgcatgtgcgtatATGTTCGGTGTGGGACAGTCGGCCCTCAACAAGGCCCCGGACCCCTTCCTCTACCTCCCAGGTCCAATCTTAGGCGTTTTATTGCGGGATCGAGTGGCGTGGACTCGGTCGCTGTTCTGCACCCCCTCGCgtctgcgtctgtgtgccCGCTAATCTTTGCCCTCCTCTCTGCTGCGGATcaccccgcctcccccctttgcACAGACAGACATGGATTGGGGGAAAAAACGGAGACGGGTGTACGGGTCCGTAAAGTGCCGTTTCCACTTCTGCCTTTCCCCGCCAAGTGCTGCCGCACGCTCACATCTTGTtccttgcccccccccctcctccctccctcttctatTTTCGGCACGTTCCATTTCTAGCACTTTACGGAGACGCCCCTCGGCTCTTCCACGCCCGTCTTCCCTTGTCGCCACCGTTAGCGATCGTCGCACCTCCTCGTTTTCCGCTGCATCTCGTTGCGCCTGAATCCCTGACTCTCCGTGTTCTGTGTtttggtgctgctgttgtcggTGTGTCATCCACAACGCTCCCTTCGCAGTCACTGCACTCCTGCTGGCTCACACAGGAACTGCCCGACCCCTTCCATATAACCCCCAGACCCGACGCAGTGCGAGCGATGTCGAAGCTACCGCAGGCGGCCATGGTTGTCACCAGCCTTGTGGTCGGCGTGACCATGGTGATGGGGCCCAATGCCATCAACAGTGCCCCGAGCTTCATGCTCGAGTACTACAAGTACCTCGTCGGCAACGAGGCTGCAGAGGCGCTCTCGCCGGTGTTTTGGAGGAACATCCTCAGCTTCTACACGGTGGTCACCATGGTGGCGCAGGCGATTCATGAACCGACAAACTTGACCTCCTTCATGTGCCGCTTCTCGCTGCTCTTCCGTCTCCAGGTGAGCTgcgtgatgatgatgatagAACTGCTCGTCATCCTCATCatgccgcacacgcacactcccGAGTACGGCGCGATCGCGGCGATGATGATCGTGGCATAcctgggcggcgctgctcgtgccTACTTTGAGAACACCGGGTATGCGCTTTTCGGCCCCTGCCCTCCGGTTATGATGACTGGCATGCTGGTCGGTTCGGCGGTTTCCGGGGCTCTAGTGTCTGTGCTGCAGATCATCTTGAAGGTAAGCATGTCCGACACCTACAGCACCGTGTTGACGCAGTCCCTCATCTACTTCTGCCTGGCGATAGGCATCATCTTCCTCTCCGGAGTGTTTCTCATGATCTTGCCGTACAACCCATACGCGCGACGCTACGTTGCTGAGTTCCGCTCGAGGCGGGGTCCCTGGGCGAACATCTACTGCCCGCGCAAGGTTGTGAAGGAGACGTCCGATGACGGCGCGTGTGGCAAaagcggtgccgccggctTGGAGGACAGCCCTGCCTGCCGCTACTTGGCCAACTCCGGCTCTGAGAAGAAGCCtgaggtgctgctggagacgGAGCGCGGCGATGTCGCAGCGAGCGGTAACCgggcgcaccaccaccccaacGTTCTCTATGATGACCACTTCACCACGGAGGAGTTCGAAGGGGAGCCGATGCAGGAATTCACTCCTGAGCCCGGGAgccacgacggcgctgcagtgaATGCCACTCAAAGGGGGGCACGCGACTGTGCACATCCACAGACGACCTCCGGCGAAGTCAGCAACGAAGTTGTGGGACAGACGGAGGCTAACTCTGAGGGGGAGAACAATGACTTCCCTGGTGCCGCAGACAGGATGTTGACGacagcggagctgctgcaggaggtgaAGCTGTGGCCAGTCACTAAGAAGATCTACCCGATGATGATTACATGTTTCCTGACCTTCTGTATCACCTACCTCGTGTACCCGGGTATCATTGTTGCCGTGGACAGTGCTGATGGATGGTTCACGACACTCATCATTGCGGCGTACAACTTCGCTGACCTCATCGGTCGTTTGCTGACTCTCTGGAAGCGGCTGTGGCCGTCGCGCAAGGTGATCCTGATTGCCTCGATTACACGCATTATCTTCATTCCTctgctggtgctgtgcgcggtgcacaAGATCCCGTCGAAGGCGGTCGCGTACGTGCTCACGATTACCATGGGTTTGTCGAATGGCTTTGTTGGAGCGCTTTCGATGATTTACAGCCCTGAGACGCCAAGCCTTTCTACCGACGGTGAGCGGGCCATGGCCGGTCAGCTGACAGGCGCGTGCCTGCTGATTGGCTGTGCGGTGGGCTCGCTCATTCAGCTGGGGGAGGTGGTTCCATTCACTTAAGCGAAATGGCGAtacgcctccacgtcccGCTTCATGAGGCCatgccgcccccctcccctttcctgtTGTTTCCGGTGCTACAGAACAGGGATGCCATTACAAAAGACGGCGGATTCGCTTGGTTAGTTATTTCCTTTATTGataccccccctccccctcccccttccccactccccccGTCTCGCCGGCCACGTGCCGGTCTCTTCCCATCCAAGGCTGactcttctgtttttttttcccgttTCAGCGTCTTTGCAAAAGGCTGTGAAGAAGACGAAGTGTCAGTTAGGGAGTCGAGTGGACAGATAAACCCACAGGAGCCCGCACGagtccccccctcctcctcgacacacacgcacacacgcaggaaCAGGCGGACATCCGCTTCGGGACAGTGGAGTCCGGTACCATGACAGCGTCTTTTCCGTCTACTTGGTTTCGTTTATCACACAAAAAATCTTTCCATCTTAACCATTATCTTAAGCTGTCAAGTATAATTTTTCGTGCATCTCTCgcggtgtctgcgtgcgagtgcgcgtgtgctggagGGTGAATGTGCAAAGGGGACGTAAAAACAATGCTTGCGTGGCGCGACTTCCTCTTCTGGGAGTTGAACATGCCCAGTGAACTCGTCGACTTTcgctgtctctgtctgtctctctctcgctccctctcttgtgATTCCTGGACCACAGTCGGACATAATGTCGCTTTCAGCGAGATAATTACATCAGTCAAGGTAGATCGAGAGCAGTCTTCGATGTATGACAGGTGTTGTGTCCATTATCATCTCTATCGATTTTTTCTTGAACTTCCGTTTCCCTCGACCCGCGTTCAAATATGTACGCATCTGTGCGGCAGTCGGGCAGCCGCCATGCTTTGCTGTATTCCTTTCTATTCTCGCTTTTGTTTCCACCCGGATGacgcgggtggtggtggtggtcatCTCCGTGCGCGGCATCCCAGGGTCCAGCACACACAGCCTCTCTATTGGTAGGCCGAGCagtcctcccccctccctttctctctccccctgtccctgccagtgctgcgaaacctctggtggtgacagggcccaGCATCGACGGCGCAGGGGTGGTCTGAGCGATGTATTGTTAGGGATGTCGGCGGTCGGggcctggatggcgctgcgtcggggCACGAcctgctgccgtgcacgCGCCTGTGCCGTTCAATGTGGTGGGCAGCGTGTCGGCGCGACgcgagcgtatcccaccccCTGGgcctcacactgcctacCGATGGGTGGGCCTGAGTGCCAGGGAGTGGGATGCACGACGtggcgacctgcggggctGGAGGTAGGCAGTGTCCGGggctgaggcggcgcgtTGGTGCACCGCGTGCCTAGGGCTGCCTCGCCCCGCACGATGTGGGCGTGTGGCCGGCCGGGTGTGGAGCGCGTAGTGAAATTCGTGTTGCACGGCAGAGAAGGGCACCCGcggaagaaagaaaagatAAAGAtggtctccctctcctctttaTGTTCCTGTCTTTGATGTTTTTACCACTcactcgctctctgcgcgtgtgatGGTGTTGAACTCGTTAATATCGGTTGGCGCCCGGCGATAGCTCTCTTCGCCACTACATgtctcccccttttcttgtGCCGCCGTTGGGGAGCACTTGAGCCTCCCCTGCAGTCGTTCGAAATTGGGAaatatatgtatgtatgcatgtgtgtacgCCCATTTACATCGATGTCTATCTCTCTGTCACTGTCCGCCCTACGGAGCGTTCATCATCATCACATGCGATGGGGCATGTGAATCGGTTCCCTGCTACATGGATCGATCCCACGGTGCATGGGCTAGTTATAGGAGCTGGTCGAACGGCGCCCCACGTCCCTCTGCCACATTCAGGTGGATGTTCCACAAGGGCAGCCGGTCTGTAGCGTCCTCTCGGAGGAGAACA
The sequence above is drawn from the Leishmania mexicana MHOM/GT/2001/U1103 complete genome, chromosome 11 genome and encodes:
- the NT4 gene encoding nucleobase transporter translates to MSKLPQAAMVVTSLVVGVTMVMGPNAINSAPSFMLEYYKYLVGNEAAEALSPVFWRNILSFYTVVTMVAQAIHEPTNLTSFMCRFSLLFRLQVSCVMMMIELLVILIMPHTHTPEYGAIAAMMIVAYLGGAARAYFENTGYALFGPCPPVMMTGMLVGSAVSGALVSVLQIILKVSMSDTYSTVLTQSLIYFCLAIGIIFLSGVFLMILPYNPYARRYVAEFRSRRGPWANIYCPRKVVKETSDDGACGKSGAAGLEDSPACRYLANSGSEKKPEVLLETERGDVAASGNRAHHHPNVLYDDHFTTEEFEGEPMQEFTPEPGSHDGAAVNATQRGARDCAHPQTTSGEVSNEVVGQTEANSEGENNDFPGAADRMLTTAELLQEVKLWPVTKKIYPMMITCFLTFCITYLVYPGIIVAVDSADGWFTTLIIAAYNFADLIGRLLTLWKRLWPSRKVILIASITRIIFIPLLVLCAVHKIPSKAVAYVLTITMGLSNGFVGALSMIYSPETPSLSTDGERAMAGQLTGACLLIGCAVGSLIQLGEVVPFT